In Labilibaculum sp. DW002, the DNA window TGATAGAAAATGTGCGTAAATAAAGAGTTATTTACGGTTCAAATAATATAATCACAACTTGCAAAGGCAAGATTTTGTGAAACGATTTTAGGTGTTTATTGCAACGAGGTTCCACCTCTTCCCTTTCCGAACAGAGAAGTTAAGCTCGTTAGCGCCGATGGTACTGCAGAAATGTGGGAGAGTAGGTCGACGCCAACTTTTAAAAGGATAGAAATTCTACGGAGTTTCTATCCTTTTTTTTTTGATAAAGTCAATATGAATATAATCATTGAATTTCTCTTCTTACAGTCCCGATTTATTGGGATATTTCATAAGTAGTAAGGCTCTTTTTTAGGTATTCAATTCTGTTAACGAAAGCTTGTTTAACTTCATTGAAAGGGAAAAATTTATTGGTTGATTTTAATCTTTATGCAAAGCGAAAATTTTATTGGAATAAATAGCAATAATTCAATAGATTAAGACGATGTTTTTGTGTTGATATCTTGCTTTGTAGAAAATATTGCTTAATTTTGCGAACTGATTGTGTTGAGCAGTCAATTATTATATTTTTTAAAATTCAAAAAAAGAATTATGTATTTATCAGCAGAAAAAAAGCAAGAGCTTTTCGAACAATACGGAAAGTCTAATAAAGACACTGGGGCTGCAGAATCTCAGATCGCTTTATTTTCCTACCGTATCGCTCACTTAACTGAGCACCTTAAGAAAAATAGAAAAGATTACAGTACCCAACGTGCGCTGCAATTGCTAGTAGGTAAAAGAAGAAGCCTATTAGATTACTTAAAAGCAAAAGATATTGAAAGATACCGTGCTATTATTAAAGCATTAAACATGCGTAAGTAATATCTTATAATATTAGCAATCTTGAGCAATCGGGATTGCTTTTTTTATTTAAGTACGGCAACATCTAGCCTTATCCCAATATAAGTTTGAATAAAACTACAAATGATGAATGTAATCGAAAAAAAAATTGAATTAGGTGATGGAAGGTCCATCACAATTGAAACAGGGAAATTAGCTAAACAAGCTGATGGATCTGTAGTAGTAAAAATGGGTAAGACCATGCTGTTGGCTACAGTTGTATCCGCAAAGGATGCAAAACCTGATGTGGATTTCATGCCATTATCAGTAGAATACAAAGAAAAATTTAGTGCTCTAGGAAGATTTCCAGGTGGTTTCATGAAACGTGAAGGTCGTCCTTCAGATCATGAGATTCTAGTTTGTCGTCTTGTGGATCGTGCTCTACGTCCACTATTCCCAGAAGATTATCATGCAGAAACTTTTGTTACAATTAACCTTATTTCGGTTGATGCTAATGATATGCCTGATGCAATTGCCGGTTTAGCTGCATCTGCTGCAATTGCAGTTTCAGATGTGCCATTTGCAGAACCAATTTCTGAAGTACGTGTTGCCAGAATAGATGGTAAAATGGTGATCAATCCTGGTCGTGAAGAGTTAGCTACAGCTGATCTTGATATGATTATTGCAGCTACCATGGATAACATCATGATGGTTGAAGGCGAAATGAACGAAGTTTCTGAGGCTGAAATGTTAGAGGCTATCAAAGTTGGCCATGAAGCTATTAAGGTTCAATGTCAAGCTCAAGTTGAGTTGGCTGAATTAACAGGTAAAACTGTAAAAAGAGAATATTGCCATGAGGAGAGTGATGAAGAGCTTCGTCAGTTAATCGTGGATAAAACATACGCTAAGGTATTAGCAGCTGCAAGATTGCAGAATCCAAATAAGCACCAGCGTGCTGAAGCATTCGCTTCAATTAAAAAAGAATTTGTTGAGGAATATTCAGAAGGAAAAGAAGCTTCAGATATCAACATGTCTTTAATTGGACGTTATTACCACGATGTAGAAAAAGATGCTGTTCGTGAAATGGTATTGGAAGATCGTAAACGTCTTGATGGTCGTGATACAGATCAAATCCGTCCTATCTGGTCTGAAATTGATTACCTTCCAGGTGCTCACGGATCAGCTGTATTTACACGTGGTGAGACTCAATCGTTAACATCAGTAACTTTAGGTACAAAGTTAGATGAGAAAATCGTTGACGATGTACTTTATAGAGGAAAAGAGAAGTTTGTTCTTCATTATAATTTCCCATCATTCTCAACTGGTGACGCCCGTCCAAATCGTGGTGTTAGCCGTAGAGAAGTAGGACATGGTAACCTGGCTTTCCGTGCTCTTAAAGGTATGATTCCAGCAGATTCTCCATATGCTATCCGTGTTGTTTCTGATATCCTTGAATCAAATGGTTCGTCTTCAATGGCAACAGTTTGTGCAGGTACATTAGCATTAATGGATGCAGGTATCCAAATCAAAAAGCCGGTAACTGGTATCGCAATGGGATTAATCTCAACTGAAGGTGCTAAAAAATATGCTGTTCTTTCTGATATCTTAGGTGATGAAGATCACTTGGGAGATATGGACTTTAAAGTAACAGGTACCAGAGATGGTATTACTGCTACTCAAATGGATATTAAAGTTGACGGACTTCCATACGAAGTATTGGAGCAAGCTCTAATGCAAGCACGTGATGGACGTCTTCATATTCTAGATAAGATTTCTGAGACTATTGAAACTCCAAGAGAAGATCTTAAGCCTCACGCTCCAAGAATTGTATCACTTGTTATTCCTAAGGATATGATTGGTGCTGTAATCGGACCAGGTGGTAAGATTATTCAAGAGATTCAAGAAACTTCAGGTGCGGTTATCGTAATCGAAGAAGTTGACGGAAAAGGTCATGTTGATATCTCAGCTGACAACAAAGAAGCAATTGATATTGCATTAGGTCGTATCAAAGGTATCACTGCAGTTCCTGAAGTTGGAACGATCTATAAAGGAAAAGTTAAGTCGATTGTTGCCTTTGGTGCTTTCGTCGAAGTTCTTCCTGGTAAAGATGGTTTACTTCACATTTCTGAAATTGAGCATCGCAGACTAAACACTGTTGATGAAGTATTGAAAGAAGGTCAGGAAGTTGAAGTGAAACTTATCGGTATCGATCCTAAAACAGGTAAATTGAAACTTTCTAGAAAAGTTTTATTACCAAAGCCTGAGAAAAACGAGAAATAATAAATCAATTATACGATTTAGAAATCCCGGATTTATTCCGGGATTTTTTTTTGATGTTTATTGAATGATTAACTTTGTAGAATTATTTAGGAAATGCTTTTATGGAAGAGAACTGGATCGAAGAAATATCAAAAAATATAGATGAGCAAATTGATTTGTACATATCGATAAAGGATTATCGGTTTTATCAGATCGAGAAGCTGAAACGAATTGCAAAATTACTTCAGAATCAAAAGAATTGCCTAGACTGTAAATATTCGCGGAAGGAATTAGAGGAAATTGTAAATGATCTGGATCGATTGATTAATAAGTCGGGGGTAAATAGAAGTGAGTATGAAAAGAGAGTAGAGAAATTGATTAAACATCTTAAAGTACAACATGACGTTTATCAAGCCCATCATTTTACTTATACCTATTCTGCAATTTTCACTTTAGTTGGAGCTTGTTTTGGTTTATTGCTTTCTTTTGGAATATTCTATTCATTTCATCCAACCACATTTTTCTTAGCTGCAGGAGTAGGAATGTTTGCTGGTAATGTTTTGGGAAGTCGAAAGGATAAATTTTACCTGCGAAATGGGAAGCAAATCTAATTTTCTTCTTAAAATATCATGAGTGAATTGTGATTATTTTTTTTGAGAAAGGACACTTTTTTCACAAGAAAAAATATTGTTAATAAATTAAGGCTTTTGACTAATCCTTTTCTTAAAAAAAGTCTGATATTTACGCCTCATTATTTATTTTTATGTCTCTAAATCTGTAAGTCGTTATTAATGGATTATAAGTTTATCGTAATAGAAGGAAATATTGGTGCAGGAAAAACCTCACTTTCTCATAAAATTGCAGAAGAATATAATGCTAAACTGATTTTAGAACAGTTTGCAAATAATCCCTTTTTACCGAAGTTTTATGAAGATCAAGAGAAGTATTCTTTTCCTTTAGAAATGTCATTTCTAGCCGATCGATACAATCAATTAAAGAATGAATTGAGTGAGAGAGATTTGTTTAAATCTTTTACGATTGCAGATTATTACTTCATGAAATCATTGATTTTTTCGAAGCAAACCCTACAAGATGACGAATATAACCTATATCGTCAGTTTTTCCATATTATCCATAATTCTTTACCAAAACCAGACCTATACGTTTATTTACATTCTAGTGTAGATAAATTGTTAGACAACATAAAAAGTAGAGGAAGAGAGTATGAACAAGATATTTCAGCAGATTATTTGCAAAAAATTCAGGATAGTTATTTTGAGTTTTTTAAGCAACAGCAAGAGCTTAGTTTTCTGATAATTGATACCAATGAACTTGACTTTGTTAACAACACAGAAGATTATCTTAAAATCTCCAAAGCAATTTTTAATGCTGATTGTAAAAAAGGTGTTAATAGAATCATTCTCTGAAAGCCTTGAAAAGCCAAATAAAATGGTTGAATCGATTTAATTTGCATAAAATTTTCTTAAATTTGTTTTTGAACTAGATTATAATTTTAAAAGTTAAAATAATTAAGTAGTTGTTATGAAAAGATCAAAGGTTATTTCCCTAGCTTCTTTACTGTTATCTGTTGTGGTTTTATCAAGCTGTGCAGGTTTAAGTAAAATGAAGAAAGAAGCAAGTAACATCAAGTATCAAGTAACTCCAGAAGTATTGGAAGCTCATGCTGATATGGTTGATGTGAAAATTACAGTTAACATTCCTGCTAACTATTTCAACAAGAATGTAACTTTAGTAGCAACTCCTGTATTGAAGTACGATGGTGGCGAAAAAGCTTTTGCTCCTAAAACACTTCAAGGTGAGAAAGTACAAGGAAATGCAATGGTAGTACCTTACGAAACAGGTAAAACGATTACCTATAAAGGAAGTATTGACTACGACAAAGCAATGCGTATTTCTGAGCTTGAAGTTCGTATGACTGCTTCAAAAGGTGAAAAATCATTGAATTTTGATCCTGTAAAAATTGCTGATGGTGTAAAAGCAACTGCAACTCTTGTTCAGAATAACCCTGCTAACATTATTGGTAAGGATGCTTTCCAAAGAATTATTGCTGAAACGAAAGAAGCTGATCTTCATTACCTAATCAACAGCTCTCAGGTTCGTTGGTCAGAAATGAAAACCGAAGATATTAAAGCTTTAGGCGAGTACTTCAAAACTGTTGAAGCTGACGCTAATAAAGAATACAAAGGAATTGAAGTTTCTGCTTATGCATCACCTGATGGAGCTGAAGATTTCAATGAGAAATTAGCTGGTAAGCGTGAGGTTTCTTCTTCTAAGTATGTAAAGAAATCAATGAAAAAAGCTAAGCTTTCTAACTACGCTAGCGAAGACTTCTTCAAATCTAAGGTTACTCCTGAAGACTGGGATGGTTTCAAGAAATTGATGCAAGCTTCTAACATTAGAGACAAAGAATTAATTCTACGTGTTCTTTCAATGTACACAGATCCTGAAGTACGCGAGAAAGAAATCAAGAACATCTCTGCTGCTTTCTCTGAAGTTAAGAAAGAGATTCTTCCTAAGTTGAGAAGAGCTAAGTTCATGGTTAACGTTGATAACATTGGTAAATCAGACGATCAAATTAAAGATCTTGCTAAGAACAATCCTGCTGAATTGAATGTTGAAGAATTGCTTTATGCTGCAACACTTACAAAAGTAGCTAGTGAGAAATTAGCAATTTATGAAACGGCTAAGAAGCAATTTGCTAAAGACTGGAGATCTCATAACGATGCTGGTATGGTTCTTTTCGGAATGGGTAAAGTTGACGAAGCTAAAGCTAACTTCGACAAAGCTGATCAGCTTTCAGCTAACAATCCGGTTGTTAAAAATAACTTAGGAGCTGTTGAATTAGTAAAAGGTAACACGGCTGATGCTGAAGTGTTATTCGGAGCTGCAACTGGTGCTGGTAGCGAGGTAAACTATAACTTAGGTATCGTTGCTGTTAAGAAAGCTCAGTACGACTTAGCAGCTCAGCAGTTTGGCGAGTGCAATTGTGTAAACTCTGCTTTAGCTAACATCCTTGCTGGAAAATACACTGTTGCTCTTGAGAAATTGAACAAGAACACAAGTGATAACGCTATGGTTGATTACCTAAAAGCTATTGTTGGTGCAAGAACTAACAACGAAAACTTAATTTTCTCTAACTTGAAATCAGCTACTGCTAAGGATGCTTCTTTGAAAGCTACTGCAAAATCTGATATGGAATTTGCTAAAGTATTCGAAGATGCTAAATTCAAAGCTATCGTTGAATAATTCGTTATTCATTAAAATATTAAAAAGCGACCCATTATTGGGTCGCTTTTTTTATTCTAGTAAGTGAAATGTTCATTAGAATTTTTATCTTAGCCAATTCCCTTTTATTAAGGCTGATGAATTAAAATGATTGTAAAATGGTAATTGAAATCCCATATAAATTAGTGAACAATTTTCAGGGCTATGTATTCTTTTCGAAAATACATGAGCAAACAAAAAATTGTTTCGAGGATCGTATTGTTTTCGATTTTTCGAACACTAAAGTGATTGAATCGAACCTTTTTGCCATTTTAGCTGGTCTGATTGCAGGTTTAGAGCGAAGAAAAAATAAAATTCGTTTACAGAATATTCAATCGCCTATTCAGAATTTATTTAATACCAAAAAATTAGTAAATGGTTCTGCTCGCAAATACTTGTGGAAGAGTTTTGTAAAATGCCAACAATTCGCCACAGAAGACGAAGAAGCCTTGTCCGATTACCTAGACTCTAGAATCTTTCCTGAACGTCCTGAAATTAGCTTAAATCAGCAATTAAAGATGGCTGTGCAATTGTGCATTGTAGAGATATTTCGAAATGCTTTTGCACATAGTAATTGTAAAGAAGTATTTATAGCTCATTATTATTCGGTGTACAACAAGAAACTTTGTGTTAGCATCGTTGATTTGGGAAGGCCTTTTAATTTGTTAGTGAATAAAGCAACTAAAAAAAGTTTGAATGGAGTTGGAGGTATTGAATGGGCAGTGGAGCAAGGGCACACAACTCAAAAAAATACCCGAAAAGGAATTGGTCTTTATACCATTAGGCAGTTTATTAAACAAAACGAAGGTCGAATTCAGATAATGTCGGGTGATGGTGTTTGGAAACAAGTAAAGCACCGTACATTCTCAAAAATTTATGAGAATGAATTTCCAGGTTCTGTTGTCACTTTAGAATTTAATTTATAAGCTAATATCTTATTTGTTGGCGTAATTTAATTTCGAGAATAGATCCCAAAGAACAATTCCACAACTTACTGAAATATTAAAGGAGTGCTTTGTTCCAAACTGAGGGATTTCAATACACCCATCAGAAAGGCTAACGATTTTTTGTTGAACACCTTTTACTTCATTCCCAAAAACCAAAGCGTATTTCTTTTCCGAATCCATATTAAAAGACTCTAAAGAGGTACTGTTTTCAGCTTGTTCTACAGCGTAAACACCAAAGTTATTACTTTGTAGTTTCGCAATAGCATCTTCTGTTTTTTCAAAATATTCCCACGCAACAGAGTCTTCTGCTCCTAAAGCTGTTTTGTGCAATTCACGGTGAGGTGGAGTGGCGGTAATGCCACATAAATAAACAGCTTCAATCAAAAGAGCATCCGATGTACGAAATACCGATCCAATATTGTTCAGACTTCTAACATTATCTAATACAATAATAATAGGCGTTTTATCCGACTCTTTAAATTCGTTGATGCTTTTACGGTTTAGTTCGCTGTTTTTTAATTTTCTCATCGTAACAAAATAGAATTTGGTCTGTATTTTTATCGCCTACAAAAATATAAAAAAAGGAACCCTTTTGAGGTTCCTTTACTATATTTTGTTTTAATTCTTACCAATTAACCGATTTACGACGAATTGGCATAGTCATACAACGCGCACCACCACCACCACGAGGTAGTTCTGATCCTTCAAGTGTAATCACATACTTTTCGTAATCAGTCAAGTTAACTTTATGACTAATCACATCATCAGCTGGAATAATTTCGAAACCATTCTTGTTCATTTCTTCCATGGTGTAGATATTACGAGCATATCCAACAGCTTTACCTGGCCCTACAGCAAAGAAGTTAGCACCATGCCATTGCTCTCTTTCTTGATTCCAAGGCTCTTTGGTGTCACCACAGTGAATTGGCTTAAGCTCCATACCTAATTTCTTAAGTGCTTGTAATAAGTTGTTCTCTCTTTTGATATTAACAACCTTGCCTGCCTGAA includes these proteins:
- a CDS encoding RNA methyltransferase, translated to MRKLKNSELNRKSINEFKESDKTPIIIVLDNVRSLNNIGSVFRTSDALLIEAVYLCGITATPPHRELHKTALGAEDSVAWEYFEKTEDAIAKLQSNNFGVYAVEQAENSTSLESFNMDSEKKYALVFGNEVKGVQQKIVSLSDGCIEIPQFGTKHSFNISVSCGIVLWDLFSKLNYANK
- a CDS encoding polyribonucleotide nucleotidyltransferase, with the translated sequence MNVIEKKIELGDGRSITIETGKLAKQADGSVVVKMGKTMLLATVVSAKDAKPDVDFMPLSVEYKEKFSALGRFPGGFMKREGRPSDHEILVCRLVDRALRPLFPEDYHAETFVTINLISVDANDMPDAIAGLAASAAIAVSDVPFAEPISEVRVARIDGKMVINPGREELATADLDMIIAATMDNIMMVEGEMNEVSEAEMLEAIKVGHEAIKVQCQAQVELAELTGKTVKREYCHEESDEELRQLIVDKTYAKVLAAARLQNPNKHQRAEAFASIKKEFVEEYSEGKEASDINMSLIGRYYHDVEKDAVREMVLEDRKRLDGRDTDQIRPIWSEIDYLPGAHGSAVFTRGETQSLTSVTLGTKLDEKIVDDVLYRGKEKFVLHYNFPSFSTGDARPNRGVSRREVGHGNLAFRALKGMIPADSPYAIRVVSDILESNGSSSMATVCAGTLALMDAGIQIKKPVTGIAMGLISTEGAKKYAVLSDILGDEDHLGDMDFKVTGTRDGITATQMDIKVDGLPYEVLEQALMQARDGRLHILDKISETIETPREDLKPHAPRIVSLVIPKDMIGAVIGPGGKIIQEIQETSGAVIVIEEVDGKGHVDISADNKEAIDIALGRIKGITAVPEVGTIYKGKVKSIVAFGAFVEVLPGKDGLLHISEIEHRRLNTVDEVLKEGQEVEVKLIGIDPKTGKLKLSRKVLLPKPEKNEK
- the rpsO gene encoding 30S ribosomal protein S15, encoding MYLSAEKKQELFEQYGKSNKDTGAAESQIALFSYRIAHLTEHLKKNRKDYSTQRALQLLVGKRRSLLDYLKAKDIERYRAIIKALNMRK
- a CDS encoding ATP-binding protein; this translates as MVIEIPYKLVNNFQGYVFFSKIHEQTKNCFEDRIVFDFSNTKVIESNLFAILAGLIAGLERRKNKIRLQNIQSPIQNLFNTKKLVNGSARKYLWKSFVKCQQFATEDEEALSDYLDSRIFPERPEISLNQQLKMAVQLCIVEIFRNAFAHSNCKEVFIAHYYSVYNKKLCVSIVDLGRPFNLLVNKATKKSLNGVGGIEWAVEQGHTTQKNTRKGIGLYTIRQFIKQNEGRIQIMSGDGVWKQVKHRTFSKIYENEFPGSVVTLEFNL
- a CDS encoding deoxynucleoside kinase is translated as MDYKFIVIEGNIGAGKTSLSHKIAEEYNAKLILEQFANNPFLPKFYEDQEKYSFPLEMSFLADRYNQLKNELSERDLFKSFTIADYYFMKSLIFSKQTLQDDEYNLYRQFFHIIHNSLPKPDLYVYLHSSVDKLLDNIKSRGREYEQDISADYLQKIQDSYFEFFKQQQELSFLIIDTNELDFVNNTEDYLKISKAIFNADCKKGVNRIIL
- a CDS encoding tetratricopeptide repeat protein: MKRSKVISLASLLLSVVVLSSCAGLSKMKKEASNIKYQVTPEVLEAHADMVDVKITVNIPANYFNKNVTLVATPVLKYDGGEKAFAPKTLQGEKVQGNAMVVPYETGKTITYKGSIDYDKAMRISELEVRMTASKGEKSLNFDPVKIADGVKATATLVQNNPANIIGKDAFQRIIAETKEADLHYLINSSQVRWSEMKTEDIKALGEYFKTVEADANKEYKGIEVSAYASPDGAEDFNEKLAGKREVSSSKYVKKSMKKAKLSNYASEDFFKSKVTPEDWDGFKKLMQASNIRDKELILRVLSMYTDPEVREKEIKNISAAFSEVKKEILPKLRRAKFMVNVDNIGKSDDQIKDLAKNNPAELNVEELLYAATLTKVASEKLAIYETAKKQFAKDWRSHNDAGMVLFGMGKVDEAKANFDKADQLSANNPVVKNNLGAVELVKGNTADAEVLFGAATGAGSEVNYNLGIVAVKKAQYDLAAQQFGECNCVNSALANILAGKYTVALEKLNKNTSDNAMVDYLKAIVGARTNNENLIFSNLKSATAKDASLKATAKSDMEFAKVFEDAKFKAIVE